The following are encoded in a window of Lampris incognitus isolate fLamInc1 chromosome 15, fLamInc1.hap2, whole genome shotgun sequence genomic DNA:
- the LOC130124907 gene encoding uncharacterized protein LOC130124907: MVFLSKGTPIVKDQRSEYVQRIFDIDARDTPHELIFVDEAGFNLTKRRRRGRNIIGYRDIVNVPGQRGGNVAMCAAISHRGVLHRHAALGPYNTMHLLAFLDGLRGHVYRLDQREPAQPQQPCYVVIWDNVSFHRAALVCDWFTNNPRFSSIFLPVYSPFLNPIEELFSAWRWKVYDRDPYIRIHVLQAMEEACLDSMVEACQGWIRHTRAFPPAT, translated from the exons ATGGTGTTCCTTTCGAAAGGAACTCCGATAGTCAAAGACCAGCGCTCGGAATATGTGCAA agAATCTTTGATATTGATGCCAGAGACACTCCTCATGAACTCATCTTTGTTGATGAAGCAGGATTTAATCTTACCAAAaggaggagaagggggaggaacaTAATAGGCTACCGGGACATTGTGAATGTCCCTGGCCAGCGAGGAGGGAATGTGGCCATGTGTGCCGCCATCAGCCACCGAGGGGTCCTCCACCGCCATGCTGCCCTTGGTCCATACAACACCATGCATCTGCTGGCTTTCCTCGATGGTCTGCGAGGTCATGTATACCGACTAGACCAGAGGGAGCCAGCACAACCACAGCAGCCATGCTACGTTGTCATTTGGGACAATGTCAGTTTCCACCGGGCTGCTCTAGTTTGTGACTGGTTCACGAACAACCCAAGATTCAGCAGCATCTTTCTACCTGTATATTCTCCCTTCCTAAACCCCATAGAGGAGCTTTTTTCGGCATGGAGGTGGAAGGTCTATGACCGAGACCCCTACATCCGTATTCACGTCCTCCAGGCCATGGAGGAGGCTTGTTTAGATAGTATGGTTGAGGCTTGCCAGGGGTGGATAAGGCATACAAGGGCTTTTCCCCCCGCTACCTGA